The Bacteroidota bacterium genome includes the window CCGCCGATAACGTACCGCTCTTTGTTACCCTCATGCGGTTCAAATATGCAATGCCAAACTAACGATGTGAAATCCAAATAGAGGAGAAACAGAATGAAATCAGCATTCATATACTTTCGCGGGCTTCGTCATGCCGAACATACTGTGTTTTGTGTTCAGGAGGGACAAAAAACCTACTATGACAGCCAATTCGGAAAGCCTGTTCCGTATTCCAGTGGACAACAGGTGAAACGCTCCGTCTTGGATTCTACACTCGCCTTATTGGGTGAATCCCAAGCACCAATAACTTTCAATAAAGTAATAAAGGAGAAAGGTGGTCTTGGTGAAGGAGAACCATGGTCGCCTTGCGATCCCAAATATACCGATCAGTTGCTTGGGGGTTGGATGAAAGCACAGGCAGGCGATACACCGGTTAAGCGTCGCAGTCCCTTATCTATTTCCGCAATGCGTGCTCTTCATCCCCTCCTTTCAAGTGTCGCGAAGGAGAACCTGACTTTCGATAGAAGCAGCAATCCCGATATACATCCAGTCAAAGTGTGGAATAACGGCGTCGAACTCAAACGCGAGGAGGTTGCAAAATTTCTTGCAGACAAGAAACTATCGCTTCGACGAAGCAACTTCATTCAGGATAATACTCGTGCGGCCGGATTATTCGTTTACGATATTGCTATTGACCTGCGCACGCTGTTTTCTGTTTCACTCAACAAATATGAGCGAGAAATTACTGATGAAATAGAAACCGAGTTACGCAAAGCCGGATGGAAGGATTCAAAAAATGTCTTCGGCAACAGCTTGGTCTGTCCCAAAGAACGGAGAAACGAGATCATCAAAGCCCTTGCTCACGGCCTCGTCAACTGGCGTATCACCAGCAACCAATCACGAACATTCAGTCTGATGGAAACCCTTGCAATCGCCGTGAGCAACAACGCCAACAGGATTGCATCGGCAATTCGTGCTAGACTCGCGGAAGAAACCGCGCAGCAACGCGCAGTCCCAGTCATTGATGACACCGTCGGGGCCGATTTGTTCATCGCTTTGCCGTGTGAAGGTTATGTCCCGGGAGTCACAGGCACTGCCTCGGCACTCGACCAGGCCGAACATAGAATCAAGGACGAGTTGCTGGCGTTCGACTACGAAAACCAGTAGAACCTAAGTTGAAGGTTTCCGTCCCTCTCAGCAAACGCAGACGACGGAAACCTTCAGCAAGGAAATGTCTATGCACCCATACCTCCCACACTTGCTAACGGACATCAAGGCAGTTCACAGGCCCGAAGGTGGGCGTGAACGGGAACATTCTCCGGTTTCACTTTGGCAAGAGTTGGAGGAAGCGGAACGCTACGCAACCGTCGAGCCTGAGCATACGCTTGGCTACTACTGCGGACTGAAGGTCGAGGATTTTCCTCCGCCGGAACAGTTGAGCACTCGTGACCTCAAGCGGGTGTGCAAAGCATTCCGTGAAATGCTCTGGTCATGGAACGCAGCTATCAGTCTGCCCGACACACTGCCGCTTTCACTCGAGTATCGGCTGACGACAGGAACGTTGAACGAGAAATTCGAACCCGTCAGCTACGGGCGTATCACATTCGACTTTTGCACCGGG containing:
- a CDS encoding CRISPR-associated protein Cas7; translation: MKSAFIYFRGLRHAEHTVFCVQEGQKTYYDSQFGKPVPYSSGQQVKRSVLDSTLALLGESQAPITFNKVIKEKGGLGEGEPWSPCDPKYTDQLLGGWMKAQAGDTPVKRRSPLSISAMRALHPLLSSVAKENLTFDRSSNPDIHPVKVWNNGVELKREEVAKFLADKKLSLRRSNFIQDNTRAAGLFVYDIAIDLRTLFSVSLNKYEREITDEIETELRKAGWKDSKNVFGNSLVCPKERRNEIIKALAHGLVNWRITSNQSRTFSLMETLAIAVSNNANRIASAIRARLAEETAQQRAVPVIDDTVGADLFIALPCEGYVPGVTGTASALDQAEHRIKDELLAFDYENQ